The proteins below come from a single Alosa sapidissima isolate fAloSap1 chromosome 23, fAloSap1.pri, whole genome shotgun sequence genomic window:
- the trappc13 gene encoding trafficking protein particle complex subunit 13 isoform X1, producing MEVNQAKQEHLLALKVMRLTKPTLFTNMPVTCEDRDLPGDLFCQLMKNDPSIIKGAEMLMLGEMLTLPQNFGNIFLGETFSSYISVHNDSSQVVKDILVKADLQTSSQRLNLSASSAAVSELQPDCCIDDVIHHEVKEIGTHILVCAVSYTTQSGEKMYFRKFFKFQVLKPLDVKTKFYNAESELSSVTDEVFLEAQIQNITTSPMFMEKVSLEPSLMYSVTELNNVTEGDEGESTFGKMSYLQPMDTRQYLYCLKPKPEFAEKAGVIKGVTVIGKLDIVWKTNLGERGRLQTSQLQRMAPGYGDVRLSLEYIPDTVNIEEPFDITCKITNCSERTMDLVLEMCNSRSIHWCGVSGRQAGKLGPSASLSIPLRLLASVQGLQSVSGLRLTDTFLKRTYEYDDIAQVCVVCPFLSPES from the exons ATGGAAGTAAATCAAGCTAAACAAGAGCATCTTTTGGCATTAAAAG TGATGCGGCTTACAAAGCCCACACTCTTCACAAACATGCCGGTGACGTGTGAAGACCGGGATCTACCag GGGATTTGTTTTGTCAGCTCATGAAGAATGATCCTTCGATCATCAAAGGAGCAGAGATGCTGATGCTGGGAGAAATGTTGACACTCCCTCAGAATTTTGG AAATATTTTCTTGGGCGAGACCTTCTCCAGCTATATTAGTGTACACAATGACAGCAGCCAGGTGGTCAAAGACATTCTAGTGAAG GCTGATCTGCAGACAAGCTCCCAGAGGCTCAACCTGTCTGCGTCCAGCGCAGCCGTCTCAGAGCTCCAGCCCGACTGCTGCATCGACGACGTCATCCACCATGAGGTCAAGGAGATCGGCACTCACAT ATTGGTTTGTGCTGTCAGTTACACCACCCAGTCAGGGGAGAAGATGTACTTCAGGAAGTTCTTCAAATTCCAG GTCCTGAAGCCACTGGATGTCAAGACCAAGTTCTACAACGCAGAG AGCGAGCTCAGCTCCGTG ACAGATGAGGTGTTTCTGGAAGCGCAGATCCAGAACATCACCACGTCACCCATGTTCATGGAGAAGGTGTCTCTGGAGCCGTCCTTGATGTACAGTGTCACAGAACTGAACAACGTGACTGAAGGGGACGAAGG AGAGTCCACCTTCGGTAAGATGTCCTACCTGCAGCCCATGGACACGCGGCAATACCTCTACTGCCTAAAGCCCAAGCCCGAGTTCGCTGAGAAGGCCGGGGTCATTAAGGGCGTGACGGTCATCGGCAAGCTGGACATTGTGTGGAAGACCAACCTCGGCGAGAGGGGGCGCCTGCAGACCAGTCAGCTCCAGAGGATG GCCCCGGGTTATGGAGACGTGAGGCTCTCGCTGGAGTACATCCCAGACACGGTCAACATAGAGGAGCCCTTTGACATCACCTGTAAAATCACAAACTGCAG CGAGAGGACAATGGACCTGGTTCTAGAGATGTGCAACAGCAGATCCATCCACTGGTGCGGTGTGTCGGGCAGACAGGCGGGGAAACTGGGTCCTAGTGCCTCCCTCTCGATCCCCCTCCGATTGCTGGCCTCAGTGCAGGGCTTACAG AGTGTGTCTGGCCTGAGGCTAACAGACACATTCCTAAAAAGGACCTATGAGTATGATGACATCGCccaggtgtgtgtagtgtgtcccTTCTTGAGTCCAGAGAGTTAG
- the trim23 gene encoding E3 ubiquitin-protein ligase TRIM23 isoform X1, translating into MAAAAAAGINKPGAAAAMESGPRYSRGTAGNTVKVLECGVCEDVFSLQGEKVPRLLLCGHTVCHDCLTRLPLHGRAVRCPFDRQVTELGDSGVWGLKKNFALLELLERLQNGASNQSGITEDALKEMGERIIRCDEDESHTASMYCTVCATHLCAECSLLTHSTRTLAKHRRVPLEDKPHERTLCPQHQVHAIEFVCLEDGCLPGPLMCCVCKEYGKHQGHKHAVLEAEANQIRASILDMAHCIRTFTEEVSEYSRKLAGIVQQIEGGEQVVEDSIGMSHTEHSYNHLHVVSCQVPGTAESARSCVRAYFAELHETLCRQEEMALSVVDAHVRERLIWLRQQQEDMTILLSQVSTACLHCEKTLQQDDCRVVLAKQEINRLLETLQKQQQQFTELADHIQLDAGIPVTFTKDNRVHIGPKMEIRVVTLGLDGAGKTTILFKLKHDEFMQPIPTIGFNVETVEYKNLKFTIWDVGGKHKLRPLWKHYYLNTQAVVFVIDSCHRDRLMESHSELAKLLTEKELRDALLLIFANKQDVAGAVSVEEMTELLSLHKLCCGRSWHIQGCDARSGLGLHEGLDWLSRQLVAAGVLDVA; encoded by the exons AtggccgctgctgctgctgcgggtATAAACAAGCCAGGGGCCGCCGCAGCAATGGAATCGGGTCCCCGATATAGTAGGGGCACCGCGGGGAACACAGTAAAG GTTCTAGAGTGTGGAGTCTGTGAAGACGTTTTTTCGCTCCAGGGGGAGAAGGTTCCGCGACTGCTGCTTTGTGGTCACACTGTCTGTCATGATTGCCTGACGCGGCTACCGTTGCATGGCAGGGCCGTGCGCTGCCCCTTCGACAGACAGGTCACAGAGCTGG GAGATTCAGGTGTTTGGGGTCTGAAGAAGAATTTTGCTTTGTTGGAGCTTTTGGAGAGGTTGCAAAATGGAGCCTCAAACCAGTCCGGTATTACTGAGGATGCGCTCAAGGAGATGGGTGAG CGCATCATCCGCTGCGACGAGGACGAGAGCCACACAGCGTCCATGTACTGCACAGTGTGTGCCACGCACCTGTGCGCCGAGTGCTCTCTGCTCACACACTCCACGCGCACGCTGGCCAAACACCGGCGCGTGCCGCTGGAGGACAAGCCCCACGAACGCACGCTCTGCCCGCAGCACCAGGTGCACGCCATCGAGTTCGTCTGCCTGGAGGACGGCTGCCTGCCGGGACCCCTCATGTGCTGTGTCTGCAAGGAGTACGGCAAGCACCAGGGACATAAG CATGCAGTGTTGGAGGCTGAGGCTAACCAGATCCGTGCTTCCATCCTGGACATGGCACACTGCATCCGCACCTTCACGGAGGAGGTGTCCGAGTACTCCCGCAAGCTGGCCGGCATTGTCCAGCAGATAGAGGGGggtgagcaggtggtggaggaCAGCATTGGCATGTCTCACACAGAACAT TCATACAATCACTTGCATGTGGTTTCCTGTCAGGTTCCTGGCACGGCAGAGAGTGCTCGCTCGTGTGTGCGGGCATACTTCGCCGAGCTGCACGAGACCCTGTGTCGGCAGGAGGAGATGGCTCTGAGTGTGGTGGACGCTCACGTGCGTGAGCGCCTCATCTGGCTccggcagcagcaggaggacaTGACCATCCTCCTGTCTCAGGTGTCCACAGCATGCCTGCACTGTGAGAAAACCCTGCAGCAG GATGATTGCAGGGTGGTGTTGGCAAAGCAGGAAATAAATCGGCTACTGGAGACCTTacagaaacagcagcagcagttcaCCGAGTTGGCCGACCATATCCAGCTAGACGCAGGCATTCCTGTTACCTTTACTAAG GACAACCGTGTGCACATTGGGCCAAAGATGGAGATCCGTGTGGTCACTCTGGGCCTGGATGGTGCTGGGAAGACCACCATTCTCTTCAAGTTGAAGCACGATGAGTTCATGCAACCCATTCCCACCATAG GTTTTAACGTGGAAACAGTGGAGTACAAAAACCTCAAGTTCACCATTTGGGATGTAGGGGGGAAGCACAAACTTCGCCCCCTGTGGAAGCACTACTATCTGAACACCCAAG cggtgGTGTTTGTTATCGACAGCTGTCACAGAGATAGGCTGATGGAGTCCCATAGTGAGCTGGCCAAGCTGCTTACAGAGAAGGAACTGCGAGATGCACTACTGCTCATCTTTGCCAACAAACAG GATGTGGCAGGCGCCGTGTCTGTGGAGGAGATGACTGAGCTGCTGAGTTTACACAAACTGTGCTGCGGCCGCAGCTGGCACATCCAGGGCTGCGACGCGCGCAGCGGCCTCGGCCTCCACGAGGGTCTCGACTGGCTCTCCAGGCAGCTGGTGGCAGCCGGTGTGCTGGACGTCGCCTGA
- the sgtb gene encoding small glutamine-rich tetratricopeptide repeat-containing protein beta isoform X2, with amino-acid sequence MSVDQRLAFSIVQFLREQTNRGSLSSDEQESLEVAIQCLETTFKISPSDCHLAAPQPLTEIFLNSLLKNDNLTTPETSPPPETIERAEQLKNEGNNHMKEENYTSAVDCYTKAIDLDQRNAVYYCNRAAAHSKLGHYTEATVDCERAIAIDPTYSKAYGRMGLALTSMSKYPDAISYFKKALVLDPDNDTYKSNLKIAEQKQREVSSQTATGLGFDMASLINNPAFISMAASVMQNQQVQQLMSGMMSNAVGDHAAGVGGLSDISSLIEAGQQFAQQIQQQNPELIEQLRNHIRSRSFSGSAEEHS; translated from the exons ATGTCTGTGGATCAGCGCTTAGCATTCTCCATTGTGCAGTTCCTCAGAGAACAAACAAACCGGGGGTCTCTCAGCTCTGATGAGCAGGAAAGCCTCGAAG TTGCAATACAGTGTTTGGAGACCACGTTTAAGATCAGCCCCAGCGACTGTCACCTGGCTGCTCCTCAACCTCTCACTGAGATCTTCCTTAATTCCCTGCTTAAG AATGACAATCTGACCACCCCAGAGACGTCCCCTCCTCCAGAGACTATAGAGAGGGCAGAGCAGCTGAAGAACGAAG GTAACAATCACATGAAGGAGGAAAACTACACCTCTGCCGTGGACTGCTACACGAAAGCCATTGATCTGGACCAAAGAAATGCTGTTTACTACTGCAACAG GGCAGCGGCGCACAGTAAACTGGGTCACTACACCGAGGCCACAGTAGACTGTGAGCGAGCCATAGCAATTGACCCCACCTACAGCAAGGCATATGGGCGAATGGG GCTGGCTCTGACATCCATGAGTAAGTACCCTGATGCCATCTCCTACTTTAAGAAGGCCCTGGTGCTCGACCCAGACAATGACACCTACAAATCCAACCTAAAGATTGCAGAGCAGAAACAAAGGGAGGTGTCCAGTCAG ACTGCCACAGGATTGGGTTTCGACATGGCCAGTCTGATCAATAACCCTGCATTCATAAGTATG GCTGCAAGTGTTATGCAGAATCAGCAGGTGCAACAGCT CATGTCAGGAATGATGTCCAACGCAGTGGGAGACCATGCTGCTGGTGTTGGAGGTCTGTCAGACATCTCCAGTCTGATTGAAGC agGCCAGCAGTTTGCCCAGCAGATCCAGCAGCAGAACCCGGAGCTGATCGAGCAGCTAAGGAACCACATCCGCAGCCGCTCCTTCAGCGGCAGCGCCGAAGAACACTCCTGA
- the sgtb gene encoding small glutamine-rich tetratricopeptide repeat-containing protein beta isoform X1, whose product MCMGFPDLMSMSVDQRLAFSIVQFLREQTNRGSLSSDEQESLEVAIQCLETTFKISPSDCHLAAPQPLTEIFLNSLLKNDNLTTPETSPPPETIERAEQLKNEGNNHMKEENYTSAVDCYTKAIDLDQRNAVYYCNRAAAHSKLGHYTEATVDCERAIAIDPTYSKAYGRMGLALTSMSKYPDAISYFKKALVLDPDNDTYKSNLKIAEQKQREVSSQTATGLGFDMASLINNPAFISMAASVMQNQQVQQLMSGMMSNAVGDHAAGVGGLSDISSLIEAGQQFAQQIQQQNPELIEQLRNHIRSRSFSGSAEEHS is encoded by the exons ATGTGCATGGGCTTTCCAGATCTCA TGAGCATGTCTGTGGATCAGCGCTTAGCATTCTCCATTGTGCAGTTCCTCAGAGAACAAACAAACCGGGGGTCTCTCAGCTCTGATGAGCAGGAAAGCCTCGAAG TTGCAATACAGTGTTTGGAGACCACGTTTAAGATCAGCCCCAGCGACTGTCACCTGGCTGCTCCTCAACCTCTCACTGAGATCTTCCTTAATTCCCTGCTTAAG AATGACAATCTGACCACCCCAGAGACGTCCCCTCCTCCAGAGACTATAGAGAGGGCAGAGCAGCTGAAGAACGAAG GTAACAATCACATGAAGGAGGAAAACTACACCTCTGCCGTGGACTGCTACACGAAAGCCATTGATCTGGACCAAAGAAATGCTGTTTACTACTGCAACAG GGCAGCGGCGCACAGTAAACTGGGTCACTACACCGAGGCCACAGTAGACTGTGAGCGAGCCATAGCAATTGACCCCACCTACAGCAAGGCATATGGGCGAATGGG GCTGGCTCTGACATCCATGAGTAAGTACCCTGATGCCATCTCCTACTTTAAGAAGGCCCTGGTGCTCGACCCAGACAATGACACCTACAAATCCAACCTAAAGATTGCAGAGCAGAAACAAAGGGAGGTGTCCAGTCAG ACTGCCACAGGATTGGGTTTCGACATGGCCAGTCTGATCAATAACCCTGCATTCATAAGTATG GCTGCAAGTGTTATGCAGAATCAGCAGGTGCAACAGCT CATGTCAGGAATGATGTCCAACGCAGTGGGAGACCATGCTGCTGGTGTTGGAGGTCTGTCAGACATCTCCAGTCTGATTGAAGC agGCCAGCAGTTTGCCCAGCAGATCCAGCAGCAGAACCCGGAGCTGATCGAGCAGCTAAGGAACCACATCCGCAGCCGCTCCTTCAGCGGCAGCGCCGAAGAACACTCCTGA
- the trim23 gene encoding E3 ubiquitin-protein ligase TRIM23 isoform X2 — protein sequence MAAAAAAGINKPGAAAAMESGPRYSRGTAGNTVKVLECGVCEDVFSLQGEKVPRLLLCGHTVCHDCLTRLPLHGRAVRCPFDRQVTELGDSGVWGLKKNFALLELLERLQNGASNQSGITEDALKEMGERIIRCDEDESHTASMYCTVCATHLCAECSLLTHSTRTLAKHRRVPLEDKPHERTLCPQHQVHAIEFVCLEDGCLPGPLMCCVCKEYGKHQGHKHAVLEAEANQIRASILDMAHCIRTFTEEVSEYSRKLAGIVQQIEGGEQVVEDSIGMSHTEHVPGTAESARSCVRAYFAELHETLCRQEEMALSVVDAHVRERLIWLRQQQEDMTILLSQVSTACLHCEKTLQQDDCRVVLAKQEINRLLETLQKQQQQFTELADHIQLDAGIPVTFTKDNRVHIGPKMEIRVVTLGLDGAGKTTILFKLKHDEFMQPIPTIGFNVETVEYKNLKFTIWDVGGKHKLRPLWKHYYLNTQAVVFVIDSCHRDRLMESHSELAKLLTEKELRDALLLIFANKQDVAGAVSVEEMTELLSLHKLCCGRSWHIQGCDARSGLGLHEGLDWLSRQLVAAGVLDVA from the exons AtggccgctgctgctgctgcgggtATAAACAAGCCAGGGGCCGCCGCAGCAATGGAATCGGGTCCCCGATATAGTAGGGGCACCGCGGGGAACACAGTAAAG GTTCTAGAGTGTGGAGTCTGTGAAGACGTTTTTTCGCTCCAGGGGGAGAAGGTTCCGCGACTGCTGCTTTGTGGTCACACTGTCTGTCATGATTGCCTGACGCGGCTACCGTTGCATGGCAGGGCCGTGCGCTGCCCCTTCGACAGACAGGTCACAGAGCTGG GAGATTCAGGTGTTTGGGGTCTGAAGAAGAATTTTGCTTTGTTGGAGCTTTTGGAGAGGTTGCAAAATGGAGCCTCAAACCAGTCCGGTATTACTGAGGATGCGCTCAAGGAGATGGGTGAG CGCATCATCCGCTGCGACGAGGACGAGAGCCACACAGCGTCCATGTACTGCACAGTGTGTGCCACGCACCTGTGCGCCGAGTGCTCTCTGCTCACACACTCCACGCGCACGCTGGCCAAACACCGGCGCGTGCCGCTGGAGGACAAGCCCCACGAACGCACGCTCTGCCCGCAGCACCAGGTGCACGCCATCGAGTTCGTCTGCCTGGAGGACGGCTGCCTGCCGGGACCCCTCATGTGCTGTGTCTGCAAGGAGTACGGCAAGCACCAGGGACATAAG CATGCAGTGTTGGAGGCTGAGGCTAACCAGATCCGTGCTTCCATCCTGGACATGGCACACTGCATCCGCACCTTCACGGAGGAGGTGTCCGAGTACTCCCGCAAGCTGGCCGGCATTGTCCAGCAGATAGAGGGGggtgagcaggtggtggaggaCAGCATTGGCATGTCTCACACAGAACAT GTTCCTGGCACGGCAGAGAGTGCTCGCTCGTGTGTGCGGGCATACTTCGCCGAGCTGCACGAGACCCTGTGTCGGCAGGAGGAGATGGCTCTGAGTGTGGTGGACGCTCACGTGCGTGAGCGCCTCATCTGGCTccggcagcagcaggaggacaTGACCATCCTCCTGTCTCAGGTGTCCACAGCATGCCTGCACTGTGAGAAAACCCTGCAGCAG GATGATTGCAGGGTGGTGTTGGCAAAGCAGGAAATAAATCGGCTACTGGAGACCTTacagaaacagcagcagcagttcaCCGAGTTGGCCGACCATATCCAGCTAGACGCAGGCATTCCTGTTACCTTTACTAAG GACAACCGTGTGCACATTGGGCCAAAGATGGAGATCCGTGTGGTCACTCTGGGCCTGGATGGTGCTGGGAAGACCACCATTCTCTTCAAGTTGAAGCACGATGAGTTCATGCAACCCATTCCCACCATAG GTTTTAACGTGGAAACAGTGGAGTACAAAAACCTCAAGTTCACCATTTGGGATGTAGGGGGGAAGCACAAACTTCGCCCCCTGTGGAAGCACTACTATCTGAACACCCAAG cggtgGTGTTTGTTATCGACAGCTGTCACAGAGATAGGCTGATGGAGTCCCATAGTGAGCTGGCCAAGCTGCTTACAGAGAAGGAACTGCGAGATGCACTACTGCTCATCTTTGCCAACAAACAG GATGTGGCAGGCGCCGTGTCTGTGGAGGAGATGACTGAGCTGCTGAGTTTACACAAACTGTGCTGCGGCCGCAGCTGGCACATCCAGGGCTGCGACGCGCGCAGCGGCCTCGGCCTCCACGAGGGTCTCGACTGGCTCTCCAGGCAGCTGGTGGCAGCCGGTGTGCTGGACGTCGCCTGA
- the ppwd1 gene encoding peptidylprolyl isomerase domain and WD repeat-containing protein 1 — translation MASDTECAASENKRKLEEDEAGEDEWIGPMPSEAAKTKKRKVLEYERVYLDNLPSASMYERSYMHRDVITYIVCTKTDFIITASQDGHVKFWKKKEDEGIEFVKHFRSHLGVVECISVSAEGALLCSVGDDQAMKVFDVVNFDMINMLKLDFHPGQCEWIYNPGDAISTVACSEKSTGKIFVYDGRGGNQPLHTFEKMHSAPLSQIRLNAKFHVIVSADKTGMVEYWTGLPREFKFPRHVQWEYKTDTDLYEFAKHKTYPTSLTFSTDGKKMATIATDRKVRIFRFLTGKLMRVFDESLTMFTELQQMRQQLPDMEFGRRMAVERELGKVDGIRLTNIIFDETGHFVLYGTMLGIKVINVETNRCVRILGKLENIRVVQLSLFQGVSKAARAAPTVEMKASDNPALQSDEPDPTIFCTAFKKNRFYLFTKREPEDTKSADSDRDIFNEKPSKEEVMAATQAEGPKRVSDSAIIHTTMGDVHIKLFPVECPKTVENFCVHSRNGYFNGHIFHRVIKGFMIQTGDPTGTGMGGESIWGGEFEDEFHATLRHDRPYTLSMANAGPGTNGSQFFVTVVPTPWLDNKHTVFGRCTKGMEVVQRISNVKVNPKTDKPYEDISIINITIK, via the exons ATGGCCTCCGATACAGAATGTGCCGCATCAGAAAATAAACGAAAATTAGAAGAAGATGAAGCTGGGGAGGATGAGTGGATTGGACCTATGCCTTCTGAGGcagcaaaaacaaagaaaagaaaag TTTTGGAGTATGAGCGCGTTTACCTGGACAATCTGCCGTCAGCCAGCATGTATGAACGGAGCTACATGCACAGAGATGTGATTACATACATTGTCTGCACAAA AACTGATTTCATTATAACAGCCAGTCAGGATGGACACGTGAAGTTCTGGAAGAAGAAGGAGGATGAGGGGATTGAGTTTGTCAAACACTTCCGCAGTCACCTTG gggtggtggagtgtataTCGGTCAGTGCAGAAGGTGCTCTGCTCTGTTCGGTTGGAGATGACCAGGCCATGAAGGTCTTTGATGTTGTCAACTTTGACATGATCAATATGCTGAAACTAGA TTTTCATCCTGGCCAGTGTGAGTGGATCTACAACCCTGGGGACGCCATATCCACCGTGGCCTGCTCTGAGAAATCCACTGGAAAAATATTCGTTTACGACGGCCGTGGCGGCAACCAGCCGCTTCACACATTCGAAAAGATGCactctgcccccctctctcagaTTCGGCTGAACGCCAAGTTCCATGTCATTGTGTCTGCGGACAAGACTGGCATGGTGGAGTACTGGACTGGGCTGCCCAGAGAGTTCAAGTTCCCCAGACATGTTCAGTGGGAGTACAAGACAGACACTGACCTGTATGAGTTTGCAAAGCACAAAACCTACCCCACCAGCTTGACCTTTTCCACGGACGGCAAGAAAATGGCCACCATTGCCACAGACAGGAAGGTCAGGATCTTTCGCTTCCTGACTGGGAAGCTGATGAGGGTGTTTGACGAATCATTAACA ATGTTTACAGAACTGCAGCAGATGCGGCAGCAGCTCCCTGATATGGAGTTTGGGCGACGAATGGCTGTGGAGCGGGAGCTGGGGAAGGTTGATGGCATCCGCCTAACCAACATCATCTTTGATGAGACGGGACACTTTGTGCTCTACGGTACAATGCTGGGCATCAAGGTCATCAATGTGGAAACCAACAG ATGTGTTCGTATCCTGGGCAAGCTAGAGAACATCCGCGTGGTGCAGCTTAGCCTCTTTCAGGGGGTCTCCAAGGCTGCCAGAGCTGCCCCCACTGTTGAGATGAAGGCCTCTGATAACCCCGCACTCCAAAGCGATGAGCCTGACCCTACCATCTTCTGCACTGCCTTCAAGAAGAACCGCTTTTATTTG TTCACAAAGCGGGAGCCGGAGGACACCAAGAGCGCCGACTCTGATCGAGACATCTTTAACGAGAAGCCCTCTAAGGAGGAGGTGATGGCCGCTACCCAGGCCGAAGGACCAAAGAGGGTGTCGGACAGCGCAATCATCCACACCACCATGGGAGACGTCCACATCAAACTCTTCCCTGTGGA GTGCCCCAAAACGGTGGAGAATTTCTGTGTGCACAGCAGGAATGGCTACTTCAATGGACACATATTCCACAGAGTCATTAAA GGGTTTATGATCCAGACGGGTGATCCGACGGGCACAGGCATGGGTGGTGAGAGCATCTGGGGTGGTGAGTTTGAGGACGAGTTCCATGCCACGCTACGCCACGACCGGCCGTACACGCTGAGTATGGCCAACGCAGGTCCCGGCACCAATGGATCCCAGTTCTTCGTCACTGTTGTTCCCACG ccaTGGCTGGACAACAAGCACACGGTCTTTGGGAGGTGTACGAAAGGGATGGAGGTGGTTCAGAGGATCTCCAATGTAAAGGtcaaccccaaaacagacaaACCGTATGAGGACATCAGCATCATTAACATCACCATCAAGTAA
- the trappc13 gene encoding trafficking protein particle complex subunit 13 isoform X2, whose protein sequence is MEVNQAKQEHLLALKVMRLTKPTLFTNMPVTCEDRDLPGDLFCQLMKNDPSIIKGAEMLMLGEMLTLPQNFGNIFLGETFSSYISVHNDSSQVVKDILVKADLQTSSQRLNLSASSAAVSELQPDCCIDDVIHHEVKEIGTHILVCAVSYTTQSGEKMYFRKFFKFQVLKPLDVKTKFYNAETDEVFLEAQIQNITTSPMFMEKVSLEPSLMYSVTELNNVTEGDEGESTFGKMSYLQPMDTRQYLYCLKPKPEFAEKAGVIKGVTVIGKLDIVWKTNLGERGRLQTSQLQRMAPGYGDVRLSLEYIPDTVNIEEPFDITCKITNCSERTMDLVLEMCNSRSIHWCGVSGRQAGKLGPSASLSIPLRLLASVQGLQSVSGLRLTDTFLKRTYEYDDIAQVCVVCPFLSPES, encoded by the exons ATGGAAGTAAATCAAGCTAAACAAGAGCATCTTTTGGCATTAAAAG TGATGCGGCTTACAAAGCCCACACTCTTCACAAACATGCCGGTGACGTGTGAAGACCGGGATCTACCag GGGATTTGTTTTGTCAGCTCATGAAGAATGATCCTTCGATCATCAAAGGAGCAGAGATGCTGATGCTGGGAGAAATGTTGACACTCCCTCAGAATTTTGG AAATATTTTCTTGGGCGAGACCTTCTCCAGCTATATTAGTGTACACAATGACAGCAGCCAGGTGGTCAAAGACATTCTAGTGAAG GCTGATCTGCAGACAAGCTCCCAGAGGCTCAACCTGTCTGCGTCCAGCGCAGCCGTCTCAGAGCTCCAGCCCGACTGCTGCATCGACGACGTCATCCACCATGAGGTCAAGGAGATCGGCACTCACAT ATTGGTTTGTGCTGTCAGTTACACCACCCAGTCAGGGGAGAAGATGTACTTCAGGAAGTTCTTCAAATTCCAG GTCCTGAAGCCACTGGATGTCAAGACCAAGTTCTACAACGCAGAG ACAGATGAGGTGTTTCTGGAAGCGCAGATCCAGAACATCACCACGTCACCCATGTTCATGGAGAAGGTGTCTCTGGAGCCGTCCTTGATGTACAGTGTCACAGAACTGAACAACGTGACTGAAGGGGACGAAGG AGAGTCCACCTTCGGTAAGATGTCCTACCTGCAGCCCATGGACACGCGGCAATACCTCTACTGCCTAAAGCCCAAGCCCGAGTTCGCTGAGAAGGCCGGGGTCATTAAGGGCGTGACGGTCATCGGCAAGCTGGACATTGTGTGGAAGACCAACCTCGGCGAGAGGGGGCGCCTGCAGACCAGTCAGCTCCAGAGGATG GCCCCGGGTTATGGAGACGTGAGGCTCTCGCTGGAGTACATCCCAGACACGGTCAACATAGAGGAGCCCTTTGACATCACCTGTAAAATCACAAACTGCAG CGAGAGGACAATGGACCTGGTTCTAGAGATGTGCAACAGCAGATCCATCCACTGGTGCGGTGTGTCGGGCAGACAGGCGGGGAAACTGGGTCCTAGTGCCTCCCTCTCGATCCCCCTCCGATTGCTGGCCTCAGTGCAGGGCTTACAG AGTGTGTCTGGCCTGAGGCTAACAGACACATTCCTAAAAAGGACCTATGAGTATGATGACATCGCccaggtgtgtgtagtgtgtcccTTCTTGAGTCCAGAGAGTTAG
- the srek1ip1 gene encoding protein SREK1IP1, whose amino-acid sequence MAQPGANKDIRAGCKRCGYPGHLTFECRNFLRVDPGKDIVLDVSSTSTEESEVEEQTAQRREKPSRPSRSRGSDDERKRHKKKSRERSHKKAKKRSYSSSEEDEEEEGQKHKHKKSKSHKKKDKKKHEKEKRHKKKHKSKEESSSDSSTSSSGTD is encoded by the exons ATGGCCCAGCCAG GTGCAAATAAGGACATTAGAGCTGGCTGTAAAAGATGTGGATATC CGGGACATCTGACATTTGAGTGCCGCAACTTCCTGCGTGTGGATCCGGGGAAGGATATTGTGTTGGACGTGAGCAGCACCAGCACAGAGGAGAGTGAGGTTGAGGAGCAGACCGCGCAACGCAGGGAGAAGCCCAGCAGACCCTCTCGCTCTCGAG GTTCAGATGATGAAAGGAAACGCCATAAaaagaagagcagagagaggtccCACAAAAAGGCAAAGAAGAG GTCATATTCATCAagtgaggaagatgaggaagaggaggggcaaAAGCATAAGCACAAGAAAAGCAAAAGCCACaagaagaaagacaaaaagaaacacGAGAAGGAGAAGCGACACAAGAAAAAACACAAGTCAAAGGAAGAGTCCTCATCTGATAGTTCTACATCTTCCTCGGGCACTGATTGA